In a single window of the Montipora capricornis isolate CH-2021 chromosome 11, ASM3666992v2, whole genome shotgun sequence genome:
- the LOC138024781 gene encoding sphingomyelinase C-like has translation MNPCKRGSIVSLALVGMILLLAGMFFLGDDDESFLNSVTAERDPTKRIERNLRIVSYNLWCFHFGFRSMWGLDKRIKALAEGLKDFDIAIIQEAYILNVGITLFPKCASLVVSEMTKRGFHYRTSLRDFLAPYIGNGAGIVIFSRFPFARLAAKQYHHYSFGFLQVRHYRGFVIGEYIINSQHIFVVNTHLDHIQAKTRTHQANELAEELKKIPPSSHVIVGGDFNINNRSPILLENSHSSLSCFYTCRLHIRFEISVMAHSSNYTVHTFFCPVEVIDLITFYVVCR, from the coding sequence aTGAATCCGTGTAAAAGAGGTTCAATCGTGTCCTTGGCGTTGGTGGGAATGATCCTGCTATTAGCAGGGATGTTCTTTTTGGGAGATGATGATGAGAGCTTCTTAAACAGCGTCACCGCTGAAAGAGATCCCACCAAAAGAATTGAACGTAACCTTCGAATAGTGAGCTACAATTTGTGGTGTTTTCACTTTGGATTTCGGTCCATGTGGGGACTCGATAAACGAATCAAGGCTCTTGCGGAGGGATTAAAAGATTTTGATATTGCTATAATACAAGAAGCGTACATCTTAAACGTTGGCATAACCCTCTTTCCAAAATGCGCCTCACTTGTAGTCTCAGAAATGACTAAACGTGGATTTCACTACAGGACATCTTTACGAGACTTTCTTGCGCCGTATATTGGAAATGGCGCAGGAATCGTTATATTTAGCCGTTTTCCCTTTGCAAGACTGGCCGCCAAACAATATCATCATTATTCCTTCGGTTTTTTACAAGTTAGGCACTACAGGGGCTTTGTTATTGGAGAATATATCATTAATTCCCAGcatatttttgttgttaacaCACACCTGGATCACATCCAGGCAAAGACGAGAACACATCAAGCTAATGAGCTGGCTGAAGAACTCAAAAAAATACCACCATCTTCTCACGTAATCGTCGGTGGAGACTTTAACATCAACAATAGATCTCCAATTCTACTTGAAAATTCACATTCGTCGTTGAGTTGTTTCTACACATGCCGACTCCATATCCGTTTCGAAATCTCAGTAATGGCGCACTCTTCGAACTATACGGTACATACTTTTTTTTGTCCTGTGGAAGTCATCGACCTCATTACCTTTTACGTTGTCTGTAGATAA